The following proteins are encoded in a genomic region of Oncorhynchus masou masou isolate Uvic2021 chromosome 32, UVic_Omas_1.1, whole genome shotgun sequence:
- the supt7l gene encoding STAGA complex 65 subunit gamma isoform X2 translates to MERNLITREPEAAHEGTMMRYWGEIPGPAGAPPSRSSFDLLQREFRSVEMQDPPLHQPSAQRPRPTTMLDIPSEPCSLTIHTVQLCQHTRRLRSLLAAAQGKGLVPSEGGGAGGSSRLEEGEALPPRPPTPPAAPDDLLPLDSKAPWQPFQLCHSDPESDFYMGKGEPVTELSWPSCRQLLYQSVATVLAHAGFESAQESVLETLTDLAHEHYLRLSRLLRTAADREARLGATPFPDVVEQVFHEVGIGSVLALQRFWQVRIKDYHSHMLQVSKELSEEYERLVNPEKALEDSKPPRIKEEPMNDIAFPVSEEPEADQASGDQALPMGVLGAPNERLAGGLEGEHSPHTSGSGVAISSPLWHLSQVKMEPQDSEEGQVSGHGVLGGDVFEEGGPMSTMSEADGMAPSPGGAASDGSYASHSPDSLMSTSPVFNQRPRKRMKKI, encoded by the exons ATGGAAAG AAACCTCATCACACGAGAGCCTGAAGCGGCTCACGAGGGAACGATGATGCGTTACTGGGGCGAGATCCCCGGGCCGGCAGGCGCCCCACCGAGCCGCAGCTCCTTCGACCTGCTCCAGCGCGAGTTCCGCTCGGTGGAGATGCAGGACCCCCCTCTGCATCAGCCCTCGGCCCAGCGGCCCCGgcccaccaccatgctggacatTCCCTCTGAGCCCTGCAGTCTCACCATCCACACAGTGCAGCTATGCCAGCACACCCGACGCCTCCGCAGCCTCCTGGCTGCAGCCCAGGGGAAAGGTCTGGTCCCTTCAGAGGGTGGTGGTGCTGGAGGAAGTAGCAGGctggaggaaggggaggctctGCCCCCAAGGCCACCCACACCGCCGGCCGCCCCCGATGACCTGCTGCCCCTGGACAGCAAGGCACCCTGGCAGCCCTTCCAGCTCTGCCACAGCGACCCTGAGAGTGACTTTTACAT GGGAAAAGGTGAGCCCGTCACGGAGCTGAGCTGGCCCTCGTGCCGACAGCTCCTGTACCAGTCAGTGGCCACAGTCCTGGCCCACGCCGGCTTTGAGTCGGCCCAGGAGAGCGTGCTGGAGACCCTGACTGACCTTGCCCACGAGCACTACCTGCGCCTCAGCCGACTGCTGCGCACGGCCGCGGACCGAGAGGCCCGCCTGGGCGCCACACCCTTCCCGGACGTGGTAGAGCAGGTGTTCCACGAGGTGGGCATCGGCAGCGTGCTGGCCCTGCAGCGCTTCTGGCAGGTGCGCATCAAGGACTACCACAGCCACATGCTCCAG GTCAGCAAGGAGCTGTCGGAGGAGTATGAGCGGCTGGTGAACCCTGAGAAGGCCCTGGAGGACTCCAAGCCCCCGCGGATCAAAGAGGAACCAATGAATGACATTGCCTTCCCCGTCAGCGAGGAGCCAGAGGCGGACCAGGCCTCTGGGGATCAGGCCCTCCCCATGGGGGTTCTGGGGGCCCCAAACGAGAGGCTGGCTGGAGGCCTGGAGGGGGAACACTCACCACACACCTCAG GCAGTGGAGTTGCCATCAGCTCCCCCTTGTGGCACCTGTCGCAGGTGAAGATGGAGCCCCAGGACAGCGAGGAGGGCCAGGTGTCAGGCCACGGGGTACTGGGAGGTGATGTGTTCGAGGAGGGAGGGCCCATGTCCACCATGAGCGAGGCAGACGGCATGGCGCCCTCGCCCGGAGGGGCGGCGTCGGACGGCAGCTACGCCTCGCACTCCCCCGACTCACTCATGAGCACGTCACCCGTCTTCAACCAGAGGCCCAGGAAGCGCATGAAGAAGATATGA
- the supt7l gene encoding STAGA complex 65 subunit gamma isoform X1: protein MRFYCRRVSRNLITREPEAAHEGTMMRYWGEIPGPAGAPPSRSSFDLLQREFRSVEMQDPPLHQPSAQRPRPTTMLDIPSEPCSLTIHTVQLCQHTRRLRSLLAAAQGKGLVPSEGGGAGGSSRLEEGEALPPRPPTPPAAPDDLLPLDSKAPWQPFQLCHSDPESDFYMGKGEPVTELSWPSCRQLLYQSVATVLAHAGFESAQESVLETLTDLAHEHYLRLSRLLRTAADREARLGATPFPDVVEQVFHEVGIGSVLALQRFWQVRIKDYHSHMLQVSKELSEEYERLVNPEKALEDSKPPRIKEEPMNDIAFPVSEEPEADQASGDQALPMGVLGAPNERLAGGLEGEHSPHTSGSGVAISSPLWHLSQVKMEPQDSEEGQVSGHGVLGGDVFEEGGPMSTMSEADGMAPSPGGAASDGSYASHSPDSLMSTSPVFNQRPRKRMKKI, encoded by the exons ATGAGattttactgcagaagagttTCAAG AAACCTCATCACACGAGAGCCTGAAGCGGCTCACGAGGGAACGATGATGCGTTACTGGGGCGAGATCCCCGGGCCGGCAGGCGCCCCACCGAGCCGCAGCTCCTTCGACCTGCTCCAGCGCGAGTTCCGCTCGGTGGAGATGCAGGACCCCCCTCTGCATCAGCCCTCGGCCCAGCGGCCCCGgcccaccaccatgctggacatTCCCTCTGAGCCCTGCAGTCTCACCATCCACACAGTGCAGCTATGCCAGCACACCCGACGCCTCCGCAGCCTCCTGGCTGCAGCCCAGGGGAAAGGTCTGGTCCCTTCAGAGGGTGGTGGTGCTGGAGGAAGTAGCAGGctggaggaaggggaggctctGCCCCCAAGGCCACCCACACCGCCGGCCGCCCCCGATGACCTGCTGCCCCTGGACAGCAAGGCACCCTGGCAGCCCTTCCAGCTCTGCCACAGCGACCCTGAGAGTGACTTTTACAT GGGAAAAGGTGAGCCCGTCACGGAGCTGAGCTGGCCCTCGTGCCGACAGCTCCTGTACCAGTCAGTGGCCACAGTCCTGGCCCACGCCGGCTTTGAGTCGGCCCAGGAGAGCGTGCTGGAGACCCTGACTGACCTTGCCCACGAGCACTACCTGCGCCTCAGCCGACTGCTGCGCACGGCCGCGGACCGAGAGGCCCGCCTGGGCGCCACACCCTTCCCGGACGTGGTAGAGCAGGTGTTCCACGAGGTGGGCATCGGCAGCGTGCTGGCCCTGCAGCGCTTCTGGCAGGTGCGCATCAAGGACTACCACAGCCACATGCTCCAG GTCAGCAAGGAGCTGTCGGAGGAGTATGAGCGGCTGGTGAACCCTGAGAAGGCCCTGGAGGACTCCAAGCCCCCGCGGATCAAAGAGGAACCAATGAATGACATTGCCTTCCCCGTCAGCGAGGAGCCAGAGGCGGACCAGGCCTCTGGGGATCAGGCCCTCCCCATGGGGGTTCTGGGGGCCCCAAACGAGAGGCTGGCTGGAGGCCTGGAGGGGGAACACTCACCACACACCTCAG GCAGTGGAGTTGCCATCAGCTCCCCCTTGTGGCACCTGTCGCAGGTGAAGATGGAGCCCCAGGACAGCGAGGAGGGCCAGGTGTCAGGCCACGGGGTACTGGGAGGTGATGTGTTCGAGGAGGGAGGGCCCATGTCCACCATGAGCGAGGCAGACGGCATGGCGCCCTCGCCCGGAGGGGCGGCGTCGGACGGCAGCTACGCCTCGCACTCCCCCGACTCACTCATGAGCACGTCACCCGTCTTCAACCAGAGGCCCAGGAAGCGCATGAAGAAGATATGA
- the supt7l gene encoding STAGA complex 65 subunit gamma isoform X3 has translation MMRYWGEIPGPAGAPPSRSSFDLLQREFRSVEMQDPPLHQPSAQRPRPTTMLDIPSEPCSLTIHTVQLCQHTRRLRSLLAAAQGKGLVPSEGGGAGGSSRLEEGEALPPRPPTPPAAPDDLLPLDSKAPWQPFQLCHSDPESDFYMGKGEPVTELSWPSCRQLLYQSVATVLAHAGFESAQESVLETLTDLAHEHYLRLSRLLRTAADREARLGATPFPDVVEQVFHEVGIGSVLALQRFWQVRIKDYHSHMLQVSKELSEEYERLVNPEKALEDSKPPRIKEEPMNDIAFPVSEEPEADQASGDQALPMGVLGAPNERLAGGLEGEHSPHTSGSGVAISSPLWHLSQVKMEPQDSEEGQVSGHGVLGGDVFEEGGPMSTMSEADGMAPSPGGAASDGSYASHSPDSLMSTSPVFNQRPRKRMKKI, from the exons ATGATGCGTTACTGGGGCGAGATCCCCGGGCCGGCAGGCGCCCCACCGAGCCGCAGCTCCTTCGACCTGCTCCAGCGCGAGTTCCGCTCGGTGGAGATGCAGGACCCCCCTCTGCATCAGCCCTCGGCCCAGCGGCCCCGgcccaccaccatgctggacatTCCCTCTGAGCCCTGCAGTCTCACCATCCACACAGTGCAGCTATGCCAGCACACCCGACGCCTCCGCAGCCTCCTGGCTGCAGCCCAGGGGAAAGGTCTGGTCCCTTCAGAGGGTGGTGGTGCTGGAGGAAGTAGCAGGctggaggaaggggaggctctGCCCCCAAGGCCACCCACACCGCCGGCCGCCCCCGATGACCTGCTGCCCCTGGACAGCAAGGCACCCTGGCAGCCCTTCCAGCTCTGCCACAGCGACCCTGAGAGTGACTTTTACAT GGGAAAAGGTGAGCCCGTCACGGAGCTGAGCTGGCCCTCGTGCCGACAGCTCCTGTACCAGTCAGTGGCCACAGTCCTGGCCCACGCCGGCTTTGAGTCGGCCCAGGAGAGCGTGCTGGAGACCCTGACTGACCTTGCCCACGAGCACTACCTGCGCCTCAGCCGACTGCTGCGCACGGCCGCGGACCGAGAGGCCCGCCTGGGCGCCACACCCTTCCCGGACGTGGTAGAGCAGGTGTTCCACGAGGTGGGCATCGGCAGCGTGCTGGCCCTGCAGCGCTTCTGGCAGGTGCGCATCAAGGACTACCACAGCCACATGCTCCAG GTCAGCAAGGAGCTGTCGGAGGAGTATGAGCGGCTGGTGAACCCTGAGAAGGCCCTGGAGGACTCCAAGCCCCCGCGGATCAAAGAGGAACCAATGAATGACATTGCCTTCCCCGTCAGCGAGGAGCCAGAGGCGGACCAGGCCTCTGGGGATCAGGCCCTCCCCATGGGGGTTCTGGGGGCCCCAAACGAGAGGCTGGCTGGAGGCCTGGAGGGGGAACACTCACCACACACCTCAG GCAGTGGAGTTGCCATCAGCTCCCCCTTGTGGCACCTGTCGCAGGTGAAGATGGAGCCCCAGGACAGCGAGGAGGGCCAGGTGTCAGGCCACGGGGTACTGGGAGGTGATGTGTTCGAGGAGGGAGGGCCCATGTCCACCATGAGCGAGGCAGACGGCATGGCGCCCTCGCCCGGAGGGGCGGCGTCGGACGGCAGCTACGCCTCGCACTCCCCCGACTCACTCATGAGCACGTCACCCGTCTTCAACCAGAGGCCCAGGAAGCGCATGAAGAAGATATGA